In Microscilla marina ATCC 23134, a single window of DNA contains:
- a CDS encoding WG repeat-containing protein, giving the protein MKHLILKSLVISSLLLFGNLIAAQAQPPAREYGFINKKGKVIVKMKYAYAGNFSEGRAVIKVGKKYGFIDKKGREVIKPQFDKALDFSEGLAAVKKDGKYGFIDKKGKIKIDFQFERAGKFSEGLAAARMDYRWGFIDKRGRKVIDYQYTYVRPFKEGLSAISQSGKSGFIDRGGRIVIGRLYRSVSDFNQGLALVEKGHKKYGFIDKTGTEVIPPTYYRAKKFTEGLAAVQKDFKYGYIDLTGNLTIKNDYSRVQSFSEGLAWVRKSHKANYGAIDKNGKTIIEPLYKKAKRFREGYAIVSKDKQYGVIDRKGKVIVDFKYDLILHFHEGMARIVKINEEYETTIETPIATTRKVRKKPRVITTYEYGVINKKGQMLIPTNYARLGSVSEGLIMAKKTKKGLYGYINLKNETVIPFKFKRAYSFSDGLAAVRTDNSFYGYINKKGKLVIPATYDRAYPFSEGLADVKVNGKYGYINKQSKLVIPAIYSLCYSFKKGVARVKSNGKYGLIDKKGKLLLPIEYDYISYVNDDLLVKVKKDEKYGFANIQGKVVVPLQYKKAGNFSHGLANVNKEGKWGFINTTGKVVVPFQYNYTYEFSEGLAAVKKDGKVGYIDTKGKLVIPIMYYNYGNRFHEGLAWVKKTPLGKYGAIDKKGKVVVDFGYAVGYRFNNGIAIVKRAKLRTGKYGAIDNKGKLVVDLKYDRLYYHGKKGLLKVSKVTRIVSQPIKTTPTKRYVTTSTQGILSPRGKLLIPPKYYRLGTPSKGLVVARKKSGGKYGFVNLKHEVAIPFEYDWAGSFGKEGLAPVRKNGERGYINTKEQWVIRGGYTSVSEFSEGLARVRKDGKYYFIDKNGKNVLSVNYSYVTAFENGYAKVVENKKYGCIDKKGKLIVPCEYDYVIGVKEGIIRVKKDRKYGAVNTQGKLIVPCEYDYVAAAKEGIIRIKKDRKYGYANQKGIIVPTQYDLNLGFSEGLGRVEKDGKYGYVNKTGKIVIPLQYDYATKYSQGLAAVKKDGRYGYINKTGKTILPFKYPTAFEFSEGLAWVKDLGSNKFGAINTKGKMVIPPTFRYTENFKKGTSIASKGSYGSGYYVVDTKGKTLTTQAYKQIRRLDNGFFKITQKTKKVIEDPPVVRKKVKRPNIRYGLIDMKGKVVIPAKHHYLGRYQEGLIRVQAKRYGKYGYFNKQGKVVIEPQYQYSADFSEGLAAVKQNKKYGFIDKKGKLVIPIQYDFAAGFKEGLARIKKDGKYGFINKKNKLVIPATYDYVADFIAGLAKVRKDKKYGFINKKGKLVIPIQYDFAYSFAEGKAAVRKGKYYGYINTQGEEIIPLVQSYYPRQFSEGLALVKQARKYGFINAKGVLTVPMQYEGGSSFKNGVALMKKNDKWGGINTKGKVVIPFEYEDYYSSTQKLSILKKNGKWGAVNAKGKVVVPFKYTKLKPFSNGFAVIGETTKE; this is encoded by the coding sequence ATGAAACACCTAATATTAAAAAGTTTAGTTATTTCAAGCTTGCTGTTATTTGGCAACCTTATAGCTGCTCAAGCACAACCTCCCGCCCGCGAATATGGGTTTATCAACAAAAAAGGGAAAGTCATTGTCAAGATGAAATATGCCTATGCCGGCAACTTCTCCGAGGGTCGGGCGGTGATCAAAGTAGGCAAAAAATATGGATTTATCGACAAGAAAGGGAGAGAAGTGATCAAGCCCCAGTTCGATAAAGCCCTGGATTTTAGCGAAGGGCTGGCCGCAGTAAAAAAAGATGGCAAGTATGGCTTTATTGATAAAAAAGGAAAAATAAAAATAGATTTTCAATTCGAAAGGGCAGGTAAATTTTCGGAAGGACTTGCCGCTGCCCGTATGGACTACCGCTGGGGTTTTATAGACAAACGTGGGCGCAAAGTAATTGATTACCAATATACTTATGTCCGTCCTTTTAAAGAAGGGCTTTCAGCCATTAGCCAAAGCGGAAAAAGCGGATTTATAGACCGTGGGGGGCGCATTGTTATAGGACGCTTGTATCGTTCGGTGAGCGACTTTAACCAAGGGCTGGCTTTGGTAGAAAAAGGGCATAAAAAATACGGTTTTATCGATAAAACCGGTACCGAGGTAATTCCGCCTACCTACTACCGCGCCAAAAAATTTACAGAGGGGCTTGCTGCAGTTCAGAAAGATTTTAAATACGGTTACATAGACCTGACTGGTAACCTCACTATCAAAAACGACTATTCCAGAGTACAATCATTTAGCGAAGGACTGGCTTGGGTAAGAAAATCGCATAAGGCCAATTATGGCGCCATTGACAAAAACGGTAAAACCATTATTGAACCCCTCTACAAAAAAGCGAAGCGTTTTAGAGAAGGGTATGCTATAGTGAGCAAAGACAAGCAATACGGGGTAATTGACCGCAAGGGAAAAGTAATTGTTGACTTTAAGTATGACCTCATCCTCCACTTTCACGAGGGTATGGCTCGGATTGTAAAAATAAATGAAGAATACGAGACAACCATTGAGACGCCTATTGCTACTACTCGTAAGGTAAGAAAAAAACCACGAGTAATCACCACTTATGAGTATGGGGTGATCAACAAAAAGGGGCAAATGCTCATACCCACCAATTATGCCAGGTTAGGCAGTGTATCGGAAGGGTTGATAATGGCCAAAAAAACCAAAAAAGGACTCTACGGATATATCAACCTTAAAAATGAAACAGTCATTCCTTTTAAATTCAAAAGAGCCTATTCATTCTCAGATGGGCTTGCCGCAGTACGCACTGATAACTCTTTTTATGGTTATATAAACAAGAAGGGCAAGCTCGTAATACCTGCCACCTATGATCGTGCCTACCCATTTTCGGAAGGGCTCGCCGATGTGAAAGTCAACGGTAAGTATGGCTACATCAACAAACAAAGTAAACTCGTGATTCCTGCCATTTATAGCCTTTGCTATAGCTTTAAAAAAGGAGTAGCAAGGGTAAAAAGCAATGGCAAGTATGGCTTGATTGATAAAAAAGGCAAGCTATTATTGCCTATCGAATATGACTACATAAGCTATGTGAATGATGATTTGTTGGTGAAAGTTAAAAAAGACGAAAAGTATGGTTTTGCCAACATCCAAGGCAAAGTAGTGGTGCCTTTGCAATACAAAAAGGCGGGCAACTTTAGCCACGGATTGGCAAATGTAAATAAAGAAGGTAAGTGGGGGTTTATCAATACAACTGGCAAAGTAGTGGTTCCGTTTCAATACAATTACACCTATGAGTTTAGCGAAGGGCTGGCTGCAGTAAAAAAAGACGGAAAAGTGGGCTACATTGATACCAAAGGCAAATTGGTGATTCCGATCATGTACTACAACTATGGCAATAGATTTCATGAGGGGTTGGCATGGGTAAAGAAAACGCCTTTGGGAAAGTATGGTGCCATTGACAAAAAAGGTAAAGTAGTAGTGGATTTTGGCTATGCTGTAGGCTACCGCTTTAATAATGGGATAGCCATTGTAAAAAGAGCAAAGCTAAGAACAGGCAAGTATGGCGCAATAGATAATAAAGGTAAGTTAGTAGTTGACCTTAAGTATGACAGGTTATACTACCACGGCAAAAAAGGGTTACTAAAAGTCTCTAAGGTTACCCGTATAGTCTCTCAACCAATCAAGACAACCCCCACCAAAAGATATGTTACTACTTCAACACAGGGCATACTTAGCCCCAGGGGCAAATTGCTGATTCCACCAAAATACTACCGTTTGGGTACCCCTTCTAAAGGATTGGTAGTAGCCCGAAAAAAAAGTGGGGGGAAATACGGCTTTGTTAACCTAAAACACGAAGTAGCGATCCCATTTGAGTATGATTGGGCTGGCAGTTTTGGCAAAGAGGGGTTGGCACCCGTGCGTAAAAATGGTGAACGGGGGTATATCAACACCAAAGAACAATGGGTGATTCGTGGAGGCTATACTTCGGTAAGCGAGTTTTCGGAAGGGCTTGCCAGGGTGAGGAAAGATGGTAAGTACTATTTTATAGACAAGAACGGCAAAAATGTTTTAAGCGTTAATTATAGTTATGTTACTGCCTTTGAAAATGGCTACGCCAAAGTAGTAGAAAACAAAAAGTATGGCTGTATTGACAAAAAAGGTAAACTCATAGTGCCCTGCGAATATGACTATGTGATAGGAGTAAAAGAGGGCATTATAAGGGTGAAAAAAGACAGAAAATACGGAGCTGTCAATACCCAAGGCAAGCTCATAGTACCTTGCGAGTACGACTATGTAGCAGCCGCCAAAGAAGGTATTATTAGAATCAAAAAAGACAGAAAGTACGGCTATGCCAACCAAAAAGGCATCATTGTACCCACTCAATATGACCTTAATCTAGGCTTTTCGGAAGGACTCGGTAGGGTAGAAAAAGACGGAAAATACGGTTACGTCAACAAAACGGGCAAAATAGTGATTCCTCTCCAATACGATTACGCCACCAAGTATAGCCAAGGGCTTGCCGCAGTAAAAAAAGATGGCAGGTATGGCTACATCAACAAAACAGGTAAAACAATTTTGCCTTTTAAGTACCCTACTGCATTTGAGTTTTCAGAAGGGCTTGCCTGGGTAAAAGACCTTGGCAGCAATAAGTTTGGTGCCATCAATACCAAAGGCAAAATGGTCATCCCTCCTACTTTTCGCTACACCGAAAACTTTAAAAAAGGAACCTCTATAGCGAGCAAGGGCAGTTATGGTTCGGGGTATTATGTGGTAGATACCAAAGGAAAAACACTCACCACCCAAGCCTACAAGCAGATACGCAGGCTGGACAATGGTTTCTTTAAAATTACCCAAAAAACCAAAAAAGTCATTGAAGACCCACCAGTTGTAAGAAAAAAAGTCAAAAGGCCCAACATACGATATGGGTTAATTGACATGAAAGGCAAGGTAGTCATTCCGGCGAAGCACCATTACCTAGGGCGATACCAGGAAGGACTCATAAGGGTACAAGCCAAACGTTATGGCAAATATGGCTACTTTAACAAACAGGGCAAAGTGGTTATAGAGCCTCAATACCAGTATAGCGCCGACTTTTCGGAGGGGCTTGCTGCCGTAAAGCAAAATAAAAAATACGGATTTATCGACAAAAAAGGCAAGCTAGTCATTCCTATCCAATACGATTTTGCGGCTGGTTTTAAAGAGGGACTCGCCAGAATAAAGAAAGACGGTAAATATGGGTTCATTAACAAAAAGAATAAGCTAGTCATTCCGGCTACTTATGATTATGTAGCTGATTTTATCGCGGGGCTTGCCAAGGTACGAAAGGACAAAAAATATGGGTTTATCAACAAAAAAGGCAAGCTGGTCATTCCTATTCAATACGATTTTGCCTACTCTTTTGCTGAGGGGAAAGCTGCCGTGCGCAAAG
- a CDS encoding PAS domain-containing protein, whose protein sequence is MLASITSKIIQKLNIKKNLYGNQDDLPKGKVAKKDVQDALQEVYKRGDKVMTVFIGLHLVVALIIALIFQNIWAETLTAGLTAVGLFGLSVTFRPRKFFTRVIAGICLQMFAFLLFYQLQVQGQKIDEGRFFFFIAFTIMIVYQDWRAIWPGAIFLFGVITLPIVLSYVELFTGANIGSFLDFVMETEFVKATRELFFATEGKQQVILYDRLIAYFGILSIQVVLCSSWAYFMQIQTIKEMLSKRSLIAQQKQIAQANEELENNVKNKTEDLQRALETSQTTEEELRQNMEELQATQDEMNVQSRKIRDSQEAMKKVEQELRQRQQDMERTQWLESNLSKFDDLMRLNYDKSLEEFTDVVLLNLADLLNGSQAALYVYDEDKDRIEMKGGYACTPKTVKKSSFYIGEGVLGQIVKTKKTHYLEDLPIDSATVESALSKISNKSLIVVPLLYNEKIQGVLELASLSAMSELHRHFLERLGKNIASMLQNIRSMLRTQKLLKQSREMTDELQRNTAQIEQTQLEIERRAAEFQAQFNAINLSMLVVEYTEEGEITQVNKKFLKLSKYTKDELVGQHHSSLLPVKVAESEDYKQFWRKVHEEAYHETEHKLVTKDGATFWLRANYYCLATEQKKKPSTKPIYASGTKQLPTTSPQSEGTPTTTTHSAPPSVVRDVSGAHSMSQTIMMIGWDISLQKLQEQQIKQNLEELQTRELESQQSIKQMQKLQDELETRAKEYQGQLQAINLSIAMINMDRDGVILSMNDKFAEIFNYAKNDLVGQHHEVLVRDGYAKSKPYRKLWQQLYKNEFVEGEFKGITRDEKVVWLRGSYYPITDARNNLSKILVLAYDITKEREQAAQIKQNIADLEKVREELEIKTNEMSAQLEVVNLIAGVVELAPTGEILSVNELFLEFAKYDGVEELAGQHHQVLVDAGFAQTKAYKKLWETLGKGEHIEGIYEYLAKDKSKIKLQGSFFPVKNQEGKVFKILHLTLDITTDSKQRIGAGE, encoded by the coding sequence ATGTTGGCATCTATTACTTCCAAAATTATTCAAAAACTGAACATAAAAAAAAACCTCTATGGCAATCAGGACGATTTGCCGAAGGGTAAAGTTGCCAAAAAAGATGTGCAAGATGCCTTGCAAGAGGTCTATAAGCGTGGCGATAAAGTGATGACCGTGTTCATCGGTTTGCACTTAGTAGTTGCCTTGATCATTGCCCTTATTTTTCAGAATATATGGGCAGAAACCCTCACCGCCGGGCTTACTGCAGTAGGATTGTTTGGGTTAAGCGTTACCTTTCGCCCCCGTAAGTTTTTTACCAGGGTAATAGCAGGGATATGTTTGCAGATGTTTGCATTTTTGTTGTTTTACCAGCTTCAGGTACAGGGGCAGAAAATAGACGAAGGGCGTTTTTTCTTTTTTATTGCCTTTACCATTATGATCGTGTACCAGGACTGGAGGGCAATTTGGCCAGGAGCCATTTTTTTGTTTGGGGTCATTACCCTTCCTATTGTGCTGAGTTACGTAGAGCTTTTTACGGGAGCCAATATAGGTAGTTTTCTCGACTTTGTAATGGAAACTGAGTTTGTAAAAGCTACCCGTGAGTTGTTTTTTGCCACGGAAGGAAAGCAACAAGTGATTTTATACGATCGCCTCATTGCTTATTTTGGTATTTTGAGCATTCAGGTGGTTTTGTGCAGTAGCTGGGCGTATTTTATGCAGATTCAAACCATCAAGGAGATGTTGTCGAAACGTAGCCTGATAGCACAGCAAAAACAAATAGCTCAAGCCAACGAAGAGCTTGAAAACAATGTGAAAAACAAGACTGAAGACCTGCAACGTGCACTCGAAACCTCACAAACCACCGAGGAAGAGCTTCGGCAAAACATGGAAGAGTTGCAAGCTACTCAAGACGAAATGAACGTACAGTCGCGCAAAATCAGAGACAGCCAGGAGGCGATGAAAAAGGTAGAGCAAGAGTTGCGACAACGCCAGCAAGACATGGAACGCACTCAATGGCTGGAGTCCAATTTGTCTAAGTTTGACGACTTGATGCGCTTAAACTACGACAAAAGCCTGGAAGAGTTTACCGATGTGGTTTTACTGAATCTTGCCGATTTATTGAATGGTTCTCAGGCGGCACTGTATGTGTACGACGAAGACAAAGACCGGATAGAAATGAAGGGTGGCTATGCCTGCACACCTAAAACAGTAAAAAAATCAAGCTTTTATATAGGCGAAGGGGTGCTGGGGCAAATTGTAAAAACCAAGAAAACCCACTACCTCGAAGACTTACCCATTGATTCGGCAACGGTGGAGTCTGCCTTGTCAAAAATAAGCAATAAAAGCCTGATTGTGGTACCATTGCTCTACAATGAAAAAATTCAGGGAGTACTGGAGCTTGCCAGCCTAAGTGCTATGAGCGAGTTGCATCGCCATTTTTTAGAGCGGTTGGGCAAAAATATTGCGTCTATGTTACAAAACATCCGCAGTATGCTACGCACCCAAAAACTCTTGAAACAATCGCGTGAAATGACCGATGAGTTGCAACGCAATACTGCCCAAATAGAACAAACTCAATTGGAAATAGAGCGTAGGGCGGCCGAGTTCCAGGCGCAGTTTAATGCCATTAACCTCTCTATGCTGGTGGTAGAATATACCGAGGAAGGAGAGATCACCCAGGTAAATAAAAAGTTCCTTAAACTATCTAAATACACCAAAGACGAACTCGTTGGGCAGCACCACAGCTCTTTGCTGCCGGTAAAAGTGGCAGAGTCTGAAGACTACAAACAGTTTTGGCGCAAGGTACACGAAGAAGCTTACCACGAAACTGAGCATAAACTGGTGACTAAAGATGGAGCCACGTTTTGGTTACGGGCAAACTATTATTGCCTTGCCACCGAACAAAAGAAAAAACCATCGACCAAGCCAATATATGCCTCTGGTACAAAACAACTCCCCACTACTTCGCCTCAATCGGAGGGTACCCCGACTACTACCACCCACAGTGCCCCCCCTAGTGTTGTCCGTGACGTGAGCGGTGCGCACTCTATGTCACAAACCATTATGATGATTGGCTGGGACATTAGTTTGCAAAAATTGCAAGAGCAGCAAATCAAACAAAACCTGGAAGAACTACAAACCCGTGAGTTGGAAAGTCAACAAAGCATTAAGCAGATGCAAAAACTGCAGGACGAACTGGAAACCAGGGCAAAAGAGTACCAAGGGCAGCTTCAGGCAATTAACCTGTCTATTGCCATGATTAATATGGATAGAGATGGGGTGATTTTGTCCATGAATGACAAGTTTGCCGAGATATTTAATTATGCTAAAAACGATTTGGTTGGGCAACACCACGAGGTATTGGTAAGAGATGGTTATGCCAAAAGCAAACCTTACCGAAAACTATGGCAACAGTTGTATAAAAATGAGTTTGTAGAAGGGGAGTTCAAAGGAATTACCAGGGATGAAAAAGTAGTGTGGCTCAGGGGAAGTTATTACCCCATTACCGATGCCCGCAACAATTTGTCTAAGATTTTGGTATTGGCGTATGACATTACCAAAGAACGGGAGCAAGCCGCTCAGATTAAACAAAACATTGCCGACCTTGAAAAAGTACGCGAAGAGCTTGAGATTAAAACCAATGAGATGAGCGCCCAATTAGAGGTAGTAAACCTGATCGCAGGAGTAGTGGAGTTAGCGCCTACTGGCGAAATATTAAGTGTCAATGAATTGTTTCTTGAGTTTGCCAAATATGATGGTGTGGAAGAGCTTGCCGGACAACACCACCAAGTGTTGGTAGATGCTGGTTTTGCCCAGACCAAGGCATACAAAAAGCTTTGGGAAACCTTGGGCAAAGGCGAACACATTGAGGGTATTTATGAGTATTTAGCAAAAGATAAGTCAAAAATAAAACTTCAGGGCAGCTTTTTTCCTGTCAAAAATCAAGAAGGCAAAGTATTTAAAATTCTTCACCTCACGCTTGACATTACCACTGATAGCAAGCAAAGAATTGGGGCGGGTGAGTAG
- a CDS encoding ADP-ribosylglycohydrolase family protein, with product MLVELAIGDAYGAQFEFADPELVEQHNHLQYIAVRDDAISPGSYTDDTQQTIAIAELLVEGTEWTPENIAGKLVEVYHRDPRKGYSRRVKIALNASANGAEFLKNIDPNSDTSGAAMRACPLGIIHDLPELVERVTIQAKVSHNTPLGIQASLATALATHYCIYEIGELSDLGEFIVSQVPGDWNVAYDEFVGQKGWMSVRAALTVLSKHDNLADMLKACIAFTGDVDTVATIALGAASNTARIEKNLPDCLYQNLESSNYGLEYLQALNERWLELKVVPNL from the coding sequence ATGTTAGTAGAATTAGCTATAGGGGATGCCTACGGAGCACAGTTTGAATTTGCTGACCCCGAATTGGTAGAACAGCACAATCATTTGCAGTATATAGCAGTAAGAGACGACGCCATATCTCCGGGAAGTTATACCGACGATACCCAGCAAACAATTGCCATTGCTGAGTTGTTGGTAGAAGGAACAGAATGGACGCCTGAAAATATTGCGGGCAAGCTGGTAGAAGTGTATCACCGTGATCCTCGCAAAGGATACTCAAGGCGGGTAAAAATCGCTTTGAATGCTTCGGCTAACGGGGCAGAGTTTCTCAAAAATATTGACCCCAACAGCGACACTAGTGGGGCCGCCATGCGTGCTTGTCCTTTGGGTATTATCCATGACTTGCCCGAATTGGTAGAACGGGTGACTATTCAAGCAAAAGTTTCTCACAATACTCCATTAGGCATACAAGCTTCTCTGGCTACCGCATTGGCTACCCATTATTGTATTTATGAAATAGGCGAACTCAGTGATTTGGGCGAATTTATTGTAAGTCAGGTGCCTGGCGATTGGAATGTGGCGTATGATGAGTTTGTGGGGCAAAAAGGCTGGATGAGTGTAAGGGCTGCCCTGACAGTGCTCAGTAAACATGACAACCTTGCCGATATGCTCAAGGCTTGCATTGCTTTTACGGGCGATGTAGACACTGTGGCCACTATAGCCTTGGGTGCGGCTTCAAACACTGCCCGGATAGAAAAAAACCTGCCCGACTGTCTTTACCAAAACCTGGAATCGAGCAACTATGGACTGGAGTACCTACAGGCATTGAACGAACGCTGGCTTGAGCTTAAGGTGGTGCCTAATTTATAA